The following are encoded in a window of Impatiens glandulifera chromosome 5, dImpGla2.1, whole genome shotgun sequence genomic DNA:
- the LOC124939284 gene encoding probable helicase senataxin, producing MNMDEKFLIDLVFSWSISDICNQNLYKAEVYLILFGFICTVIEIPKTFSSVKEYLDSFKMPLIEEMHADLSSSIKTLSNVPVRRIFSIEKKSNKEKKREKKKARRESFVKEEEEEQESKQNIYDILYPNGSEILEEDKKYVLYEPKVGDLFAITEVYPNFINDLSGRKMPFTLGLVQHKAPNHMPNCISILASNIINLDRIHYNSLFVVYLTNMNTNMRIWSSLHTSNTERQKILKNVLHIDPSSSDHCNSCCSDFEEKQSNSIPLARILLNSFDLDDSQKAAVLECIARRDCQYSNSVKLIWGPPGTGKTKTVASLLYVLQRLKCRTLTCAPTNIAVVGVASRLMDLFRDELPLDAYRLGDIVLFGNFEKMKIRDHDELFHVFLDNRVLVLSRCLDPRTGWVGSARSFINLVEDPQEAYRRHLATRQKKIEDNKLNMKTGKDVFVSTMKEVHSMIRERILLMKKKRWQFMRKELYYYNDVQAMPFEEFFVKQFNSIRNSLIMHIVSLYTHYPTSLITSDTVEKMIRLVELLSSIQDQDLRKEANFLVMECVEILKNLQELKLLKGVSVKSLRGLCMKNAVLLFCTASSSCNLQSQENMPLELLVVDEAAQLKECESTIPLQLIGLKHAILIGDDKQLPAMVQSEISNKAKMGRSLFERMVILGMPKHLLNIQYRMHPSISLFPNKQFYQAKLLNGPNVIKRQYEKHFLEGPMFGSYSFIDIRDGKEDFGGHSSKNMVEVAVVAEIVERLHKASVASKQKISIGCISPYKAQVIAIQNRLEIWYDNYRNFSVKVRSVDDFQGGEEDLIIISTVRCNVKGSIGFLSNCQRANVALTRARYGMWILGNAATLINSGSIWRNLIVDAKERGCYFNALDNNNLSNAIQSSLIELDNLNLLFKSDSPLFQGGKWKVHFSDDFLQTMSRKNNYGHCKEVISLLKRLSTGWRLPSPNPNINGTCNSEFLEMYNVNKGSLVLVWSVNVIRKDSRFIQVMQVWDVLAPHKIPDLAKKLEVGVFRNYTVGMMSRCKTLRKDGELVVPATWLANSSAADSKISSPLVHEDISEIPHRLKNEKTLILSPSKNRFNKRMRFQPYSKG from the exons ATGAATATGGACGAGAAATTCTTGATTGATTTGGTCTTCTCTTGGTCCATTTCCGATATATGCAACCAAAACCTCTACAAAGCTGAGGTCTATCTGATTCTTTTTGGGTTCATTTGTACt GTGATAGAAATTCCCAAGACATTTTCATCTGTGAAAGAATACCTGGATTCGTTCAAAATGCCACTTATTGAGGAAATGCATGCCGATTTATCCTCCAGTATCAAAACACTGTCTAATGTGCCTGTTCGCAGAATATTTTCCATAGAAAAAAAGAGTAACAaggaaaaaaagagagaaaaaaagaaggCCAGGAGAGAATCTTTTGttaaagaagaagaggaggaacaAGAGTCCAAACAGAATATATACGATATTCTATATCCTAATGGGAGTGAGATTCTTGAAGAGGACAAGAAATATGTTTTGTATGAACCGAAAGTGGGTGATCTCTTCGCCATCACAGAAGTCTAtccaaattttattaatgatcTGAGCGGACGCAAAATGCCATTTACTCTTGGTCTAGTTCAACACAAAGCTCCCAACCACATGCCTAATTGCATTTCCATACTTGCCTCAAACATTATCAATCTCGACCGTATTCATTATAATAGCCTCTTTGTTGTTTATCTGACTAACATGAACACAAATATGCGGATATGGTCCTCATTGCATACTTCAAATACTGAAAggcaaaaaatattaaaaaatgttctTCACATCGATCCTAGTTCTTCTGATCATTGTAATTCCTGCTGCTCTGACTTTGAAGAAAAACAGAGTAATTCTATCCCACTTGCTAGAATTCTGTTAAATTCGTTTGATTTGGATGATTCACAAAAGGCTGCAGTTTTGGAATGTATTGCTAGGAGGGATTGTCAGTATAGTAACAGTGTGAAACTTATATGGGGCCCACCTGGGACAGGTAAGACGAAAACGGTTGCATCTCTGTTGTATGTTCTACAGAGGTTGAAATGCAGAACACTTACATGTGCACCCACAAACATTGCAGTTGTCGGAGTGGCATCCCGGCTAATGGATTTGTTTCGAGATGAACTCCCATTAGATGCTTATCGGTTGGGAGATATAGTTTTGTTTGGTAACTTTGAGAAAATGAAGATTCGTGATCATGACGAACTTTTCCATGTGTTCTTGGATAATCGTGTTTTGGTTCTTTCCCGTTGTTTGGATCCACGAACTGGGTGGGTGGGAAGTGCAAGATCATTTATAAATCTGGTTGAAGACCCTCAAGAGGCGTATCGTCGCCATTTAGCCaccagacaaaaaaaaatagaagacaaTAAATTAAACATGAAAACTGGGAAAGACGTATTTGTTAGTACCATGAAGGAGGTACATAGCATGATTAGAGAAAGGATATTATTGATGAAGAAAAAGAGGTGGCAGTTCATGAGGAAggaattatattattacaatgaTGTTCAAGCAATGCCATTTGAAGAATTCTTTGTGAAACAGTTTAACTCCATACGAAACAGTCTCATTATGCATATAGTGAGTTTATATACCCATTATCCAACAAGTTTGATAACATCAGACACAGTTGAAAAGATGATTAGACTTGTGGAGCTACTGAGTTCAATTCAAGATCAAGATTTGAGAAAAGAAGCCAATTTCCTAGTGATGGAATGTGTTGAAATACTTAAAAACCTCCAAGAACTGAAATTGCTCAAAGGTGTTTCAGTCAAAAGCCTTCGAGGTCTTTGCATGAAAAATGCTGTCTTGTTATTCTGCACTGCCTCCAGCTCCTGCAACTTGCAAAGCCAAGAAAACATGCCATTGGAACTATTAGTTGTGGATGAAGCCGCCCAACTTAAAGAGTGTGAATCTACAATCCCTTTGCAGCTCATTGGTCTAAAACATGCTATTCTTATAGGGGACGATAAGCAACTTCCTGCCATGGTCCAAAGTGag ATATCTAACAAGGCTAAGATGGGGAGAAGTCTCTTTGAACGGATGGTGATCTTAGGTATGCCAAAACATCTCCTCAATATCCAATATAGAATGCATCCTTCTATTTCCCTATTTCCAaacaaacaattttatcaaGCCAAGCTTTTGAATGGCCCGAATGTCATAAAGAGGCAATACGAGAAACATTTTCTCGAAGGACCTATGTTTGGTTCCTACTCTTTCATCGATATTCGTGACGGTAAGGAAGATTTTGGTGGACATAGTAGTAAAAACATGGTTGAGGTAGCCGTTGTAGCTGAGATCGTTGAACGCCTCCATAAAG CATCAGTTGCATCAAAACAAAAGATCAGCATCGGTTGCATATCACCTTACAAGGCTCAAGTTATTGCCATTCAGAACAGGCTCGAGATTTGGTACGATAATTATAGAAATTTCTCTGTGAAAGTTCGCTCAGTTGACGATTTTCAAGGTGGGGAAGAGGACTTGATAATTATATCAACTGTGAGATGCAATGTGAAGGGATCCATAGGTTTTCTTTCCAATTGTCAAAGGGCTAATGTAGCCTTAACCCGAGCCAG GTATGGAATGTGGATATTGGGTAATGCTGCAACCTTGATCAATAGTGGCTCAATCTGGAGAAACTTGATTGTTGATGCCAAAGAAAGGGGTTGCTACTTCAATGCCTTAGACAATAACAATCTATCTAATGCCATTCAATCTTCACTTATCGAACTCGATAatctcaatttattatttaaatctgatTCTCCCCTTTTCCAGGGGGGCAAATGGAAG GTTCACTTCAGTGATGATTTCTTACAGACCATgagtagaaaaaataattatggtcATTGTAAAGAAGTCATTTCTCTTCTGAAAAGACTCTCAACCGGATGGCGTCTTCCTAGTCCTAATCCTAACATTAATGGAACTTGTAATTCAGAGTTTTTGGAGATGTACAATGTCAATAAGGGGTCACTAGTTCTTGTTTGGTCAGTAAATGTCATTCGAAAAGATTCGAGGTTTATTCAGGTTATGCAGGTTTGGGATGTTTTGGCTCCACATAAAATACCAGATTTGGCCAAGAAACTTGAAGTTGGTGTGTTTAGGAATTACACAGTTGGTATGATGAGTCGTTGCAAAACC